In Streptomyces sp. NBC_01381, the sequence GGAACCCGGCGGTAGAGGACCAGGCAACGGACCGCGCCTACCGCATCGGCCAGACCCAGCCGGTCCAGGTCCACCGCCTGATCGCCGAGGGCACGGTGGAGGACCGCATCGCCGAACTCCTCTCCCACAAGCAGGCGTTGGCGGACGCGGTACTGGGCGGCGGCGAGGCGGCGCTGACGGAGCTGACGGATGCGGAGCTTTCGGATCTGGTGTCGTTGCGGAGGTCGGTGTGAGGGGCGGCGCTGCCGGGGGCGCGGGCGAGGGCGAGGCTGCGGGCGGGGCGAGGGCCGCCGGTGCCGGGGAGGGTCCTGCCGCTGGAGCCGATCGTGCGGGTGCGGGTGTGGGTGCTGATGTGGGCGGCGGTGCGGGCGTGGGCGTACGCGGCGCGGGGGGTGCGGGGGGAGCGCGGGACGCTGCCCGCGCAGGCATCGTGCGGTCTGCCGCTGCCCGCACGGGTGATGGGCGGTCTCCCGGTGCTCGCACGAGTGATGCGCAGTCCCCTGGTGCTCGCACGAGTGATGGGCGGTCTGCTGCCGCCCGCGCGGGGATCGTGCGGTCGGCTGGTGGCGCGGGCTCGGGTGATGGGCGGTCTGCTGCTGTACGGATAGGTGATGCACGGTCTGCCGGCACTGGCACTGGCACCGGCAATGGCACCGGCGCTGGCTCGGGTGAGATGACTGCTGGCCGCTCGGGTGATGCGGGGTCCGCTGGTGGGGCGCGGGATGCTGCGCGCGCAGGGATCGTGCGGTCGGCCGCTGGTCGTTCGGGTGATGCGGGGGCGGCCGGCGCCGGCTCAGGTGATACGCGGTCCGCCGCTGCCCACGCGGGCGACACGCGAGCATCCGCCGTCGGCACGGGCGACACGCGCGCCCCCGCCACCCGCACGGACGCCACGCGCGCCCCCGCCACCCGCGCGGGCGGAGGCACCCGCACCGCCGCCACCCGTACCGGCGGCACCGGCCGGGTCTTCCCCCCACTCCCTCAATACCCCGACCCCCAGGCCCCGTTCGCGACCTCCTGGTGGGGCAACGCCTGGATCGCCGCCCTGGAGGGGACGTCGCTCGACCCGGGCCGGCTCAGTCGCGGCCGTGCCTACGCCCGTGAGGGTCACGTCGACACGATCACCGTCGCACCGGGCCGCATCGTGGCGTACGTACACGGAAGTCGCCCGCGCCCCTACCGCGCCGAGATCCGCATGCGCACGCTCACCCCGGAGGACTGGGACACCTTCCTGGACGCGGTGGCCACGGAACCCGCGCACATCGCGGCGCTGTTGGACAAAGACATGCCGCACGCGCTGGCGGAGGCGGCGGAACGAGCCAACATCCAACTCCTCCCCGGCCCAGGTGACTTGGTCCCATCCTGCAGCTGTCCGGACCACGGCCGCCCCTGCAAGCACGCGGCGGCCCTCACCTACCAGACGGCCAGGCTCCTGGACGCGGACCCCTTCGTACTGCTCCTCCTGCGCGGCGGAGACGAGGCGGCGCTCCTTGACGAACTGGCGCAGCGCAACGCGCACGAGGCGGCCCGCGAGCAGTCCGAAGCGGCGACCGAGGCGGGCCCCGAGAACCTCCCAGGAACCCTGGCCCGAGAGGCCCTCGCCACGGACCACCGCCCCCCGCTCCCACCCCCTCTCGCCGCCCCCGCCCACGCGGGCGACCCCCCGCTCCTCCCCTCCCTCCCCGGCGCCCCCGACCCCACATCCCTGGAGTTCCTGGCAACGGACACGGCGTCCCGAGCCCACGCCTTCCTCACCACAGGCGCGGACCCCTTCGCGGCCGCCGACCCCTGGCACGACGCGGTACGCCTGGCCGCATCACACCCCGGCCTCACTGGCCGCCGCAGCTTCAGCCGCCAATTCACCGAACTGGCAAGGGCGGTGGGCCACACCCCCACCGACCTCTCCCGTGCGGCAGCGGCGTGGCGCCAGGGCGCGGAGGAGGGCTTGTCCGTCCTCGAATCCCCCTGGGACCCCCCGGCGGGCCCCTTCGACCGGGCCCGAGGCGCCCTCATCACGGCAGACCTCCCCCGCATGACCATCCACCGCAACCACCTCACCAACGCCTCCGGCTCCCTCCAACTCCGCTACGGGAGGGACGGCCGCTGGTACCCGTACCGGAGCGAGCCGGGGCGGGACGACTGGTGGCCCGAGGGGGAGCCGGACGAGGATCCGGTGGGGGCGGTGACGGGGATGATCGGGACGTAGGGGAGCGGGCGATCCGCAGGTGCTGGGCACCGCCCGGCCTCGGGGGCGGGAACCGCAACACCCAAAAGATCTCCAACAGTCCAACAAGTGGCCGCGGCGAGTCCAACTCCCCTTCCCTGCACCCCCATTACTCTCCCGGCCATGAAAACTCCCCCCACGTTCCCAGAGGCGAAGCCCCCCTCCCGCAGAACCTTCCTAACCGCCAGCGGCATAGCCCTGGCCACCATCCCCCTCGGCGGCCTCATCGCCGCCGAGGCGCGAGCGGCCGGAAGGGTAAAGGCCCCCGTCACCGCCCTCGACGTCATCTCCGACATCCAGGGCGACCTGGCCGACTTCGGCAACGCGCTGGACGACCTCAACTCCTTCGGCGGCTCCGACGCCCTCGTCATCGCCGGTGACCTCGTGGCGCAGGGCACCGCCCAGCAGTACGACGACCTCTACGCCACGCTCGCCGACCACCCCCACCCGGAGCGGGTCCTCGCCGCGCTCGGCAACCACGAGCAGTACAACGCCGACCCCTTCGACACCCAGGTCAAGCGTTTCCTCGACTACACAGGCATGCCGGACGTCTACTCCCAGACGACGGCGGGCGACCTCCCCCTGCTCTTCATAGGCACCACCGCGCCGGCGGTGAACGGCACCAACCCGCCCTTCGTGACGCTCGGTTCCTCCCAGCTCTCCTGGCTGGACGGCGCCCTCAAGTCCCACGCGGACAAGCCCTACGTACTGATCTTCAGCCACCACGTCCTGCCGGGCTCGGTCTCCGGCACCACGGGGCCGGACGCCGCCCGCTTCTACGACCAGGACTTCGTCGACGAGGCCGACCTGCTCACCATCCTCGGCGCGCACC encodes:
- a CDS encoding SWIM zinc finger family protein; protein product: MRSAAGRSGDAGAAGAGSGDTRSAAAHAGDTRASAVGTGDTRAPATRTDATRAPATRAGGGTRTAATRTGGTGRVFPPLPQYPDPQAPFATSWWGNAWIAALEGTSLDPGRLSRGRAYAREGHVDTITVAPGRIVAYVHGSRPRPYRAEIRMRTLTPEDWDTFLDAVATEPAHIAALLDKDMPHALAEAAERANIQLLPGPGDLVPSCSCPDHGRPCKHAAALTYQTARLLDADPFVLLLLRGGDEAALLDELAQRNAHEAAREQSEAATEAGPENLPGTLAREALATDHRPPLPPPLAAPAHAGDPPLLPSLPGAPDPTSLEFLATDTASRAHAFLTTGADPFAAADPWHDAVRLAASHPGLTGRRSFSRQFTELARAVGHTPTDLSRAAAAWRQGAEEGLSVLESPWDPPAGPFDRARGALITADLPRMTIHRNHLTNASGSLQLRYGRDGRWYPYRSEPGRDDWWPEGEPDEDPVGAVTGMIGT
- a CDS encoding DUF4073 domain-containing protein; this translates as MKTPPTFPEAKPPSRRTFLTASGIALATIPLGGLIAAEARAAGRVKAPVTALDVISDIQGDLADFGNALDDLNSFGGSDALVIAGDLVAQGTAQQYDDLYATLADHPHPERVLAALGNHEQYNADPFDTQVKRFLDYTGMPDVYSQTTAGDLPLLFIGTTAPAVNGTNPPFVTLGSSQLSWLDGALKSHADKPYVLIFSHHVLPGSVSGTTGPDAARFYDQDFVDEADLLTILGAHPNVVFFSGHTHWDLNRSDWAAKKIVEGGDPKGFTVVNTGFIQTMYGPDGNGGEKPGSGAESQGLRVLLGSDGKLTVESRDFKANKLIRSLAV